The DNA window ACTTTTAGCGCTTTTTTTTTAAATCGATGTATATATAAATATTTTAAAGATAATCAATTACTTTCCCTTTTAAAATTAATTGATAATAAAGAAATGCCCCCAATTACATTTGATTTGTGGCATTTGCATAAATTAATCCGCCAACGTAAACCTAAAAAAGTTCTTGAATTTGGTGTTGGGTTTAGTACGTTAGTGATTGCAGATGCACTTTATAAAAATCATCAAGAACGCACCCATAAACAACCGGGTCAATTATGGTCCGTTGATACAAGCGCACACTGGATTAATAATTCAATATCAAATATTCCTTCCCATTTAAAAAATTATGTTGCTGACATTTCTCAAAGTGATGTTCATGTAACAGAAATCAATAATCAACTTTGTCATATGTATGATAAACTGCCAAATATAGTTCCAGATTTTGTTTACCTTGACGGACCATCCCATTTAGAAATTAAAGGGGAATATAAAGGTCTTGCTTTTTTACAAAATGATAACCATGAAAGAGGTAATATAGCAGCAGATATGTTATTATATGAATCAACATTGCAATCTGGTTTTTTTATGCTTGTGGATGGTCGAATTAGGAATGTAAGATTCTTGGCTAATAACTTTAAACATACATATAAAATACATATTGATACTATGTATAAATATTCAACATTTGAACTAATAAATATTTTTTGATTGATTCAATTGATTCATCTCAGCATAATTAACTCATTTATTTTTTATAATTAGGAGAATGTTATGACAAGTCAATTTATTCTTCACGGGCTTTCTTTTTCAGGTCCAACTTATAAAGTTGGATTAATGCTTCGTTTATGTCAGCAAGCTTTTTCATATCGGCATGTGGATTTACGATCTGGTATACATAAAGCACCATCCTTTTTAAAATTAAATCGATATGGTCAGGTTCCTGTATTGCAGCATGGTGATTTAGTTTTGTGCCAATCAAATGCAATTCTTGAATATTTGTCAGAAACTTTGGTAAAATTTGGTGGGCGTACTCCCCAGGATCGGGCCCATGTACGTGAATGGTTATTTTGGGATTTCGAAAAACTTTCCCTAGGGATTTTTCGCACACGTTCGCATGTTCGTGGATTTCGTCCTATGGATGCTGCAGTTGCATCAAATTTTAGAGATTTAGCTTTGTCTAGTTTAAGTGAACTCGATAAAAATTTATTAGGAAAGAATTTTTTGGTTGGATCCCAACCAACAATCGCTGATATTGCATGTTATGGTGTTATTGTTTTTGCAGAAGAAGCGCAACTTGATCTTACAAATTATCCATGTGTAAAAGCATGGATGGATCGAATG is part of the Alphaproteobacteria bacterium genome and encodes:
- a CDS encoding glutathione S-transferase family protein, with protein sequence MTSQFILHGLSFSGPTYKVGLMLRLCQQAFSYRHVDLRSGIHKAPSFLKLNRYGQVPVLQHGDLVLCQSNAILEYLSETLVKFGGRTPQDRAHVREWLFWDFEKLSLGIFRTRSHVRGFRPMDAAVASNFRDLALSSLSELDKNLLGKNFLVGSQPTIADIACYGVIVFAEEAQLDLTNYPCVKAWMDRMASLPGWKLPYDLLPQTDAISVAA